The following are encoded in a window of Paenibacillus polymyxa genomic DNA:
- the proS gene encoding proline--tRNA ligase, producing the protein MSNDKQFVEEITPQSEDFSRWYIDVIKKAELMDYSPVRGCIVFRPDGFEIWEHIKEAMDVRFRETGHRNAYFPMFIPESFFQKEKEHVEGFNPELPWVTEAGGEKLEERLAIRPTSETMIGHMYSKWIQSYRDLPVLINQWANVVRWEKRTLPFLRTSEFLWQEGHTAHETEEEAREETMKMLEVYREVIEEVLAIPVITGQKTPSEKFAGAKDTFSLEAMMKDGRAVQAGTSHYMGTNFAVAFDIKYLSRENNLEFAHTTSWGTSTRLIGALIMVHGDDRGLALPPKVAPTQVIMVPIGPPKKRDAVIARADELFAELKQAGVRVKMDDRSDVSPGWKFNEYEMRGVPVRLEIGPRDMENGVCVLVSRISGEKKIVQQDNLVEEVHAMLAQVQQEMFDRAKNFMEENFYSVDTLDEMKTLMEEKRGFTLAGWCGAEECEDKVKEVTGATSRNIPFKTTEQKSTCLCCGKPAKHTVVFARAY; encoded by the coding sequence ATGTCGAACGATAAACAATTTGTCGAGGAAATTACGCCGCAGAGCGAAGATTTTTCCCGATGGTATATTGATGTTATTAAAAAAGCAGAACTGATGGATTATTCCCCTGTTCGCGGATGTATTGTATTCCGCCCCGATGGTTTTGAAATCTGGGAGCATATCAAGGAAGCCATGGACGTGCGCTTCAGAGAAACAGGCCACCGTAATGCCTATTTTCCAATGTTCATTCCAGAAAGCTTTTTTCAAAAGGAAAAAGAGCATGTCGAAGGGTTTAATCCTGAACTGCCTTGGGTAACCGAGGCTGGTGGGGAAAAGCTGGAAGAGCGTCTTGCAATTCGTCCGACTTCGGAAACCATGATTGGTCATATGTACTCCAAATGGATTCAATCCTATCGTGATCTGCCTGTGCTTATTAACCAATGGGCTAATGTAGTGCGTTGGGAAAAACGCACGCTGCCTTTCTTGCGCACAAGTGAATTTTTGTGGCAAGAAGGTCACACGGCCCATGAAACAGAAGAAGAAGCACGCGAAGAAACGATGAAAATGCTGGAAGTATACCGTGAGGTTATTGAGGAAGTTCTAGCTATTCCGGTCATTACTGGACAGAAAACACCTTCTGAAAAGTTTGCAGGTGCGAAGGATACATTTTCACTGGAAGCGATGATGAAGGATGGACGGGCGGTACAAGCTGGGACCTCCCACTATATGGGAACTAATTTTGCCGTTGCATTTGACATTAAATATTTGAGTCGTGAAAACAACTTGGAATTCGCGCATACGACTTCATGGGGAACAAGTACACGTTTGATCGGTGCACTGATTATGGTACATGGAGATGACCGTGGTCTGGCATTGCCTCCTAAAGTTGCGCCTACGCAGGTTATTATGGTTCCAATTGGACCACCTAAGAAGCGTGATGCCGTTATCGCTCGTGCAGATGAACTATTTGCTGAGTTGAAACAAGCGGGAGTGCGTGTTAAAATGGACGACCGCAGCGATGTAAGTCCAGGTTGGAAATTTAATGAATATGAAATGCGCGGTGTGCCGGTTCGTCTGGAAATCGGACCTCGTGATATGGAAAACGGTGTCTGTGTGCTCGTGTCCCGCATCAGCGGTGAGAAAAAAATCGTGCAGCAGGATAACCTGGTTGAGGAAGTACACGCGATGCTCGCACAGGTACAGCAGGAGATGTTTGATCGTGCGAAAAATTTCATGGAAGAAAACTTCTATTCCGTCGATACGCTGGATGAAATGAAGACTCTCATGGAAGAAAAACGCGGCTTTACTTTGGCAGGCTGGTGCGGAGCTGAAGAATGTGAAGACAAAGTTAAAGAAGTAACAGGTGCTACAAGCCGTAACATACCGTTTAAAACAACCGAGCAAAAGTCCACATGTTTGTGTTGTGGCAAACCTGCCAAGCATACAGTAGTGTTTGCACGGGCGTATTAA
- the rseP gene encoding RIP metalloprotease RseP produces the protein METIQIVLMTVLMFFVIVTVHEWGHYYFAKRAGILVREFAIGFGPKLFSYKRNETRFTLRLLPFGGFARMAGEDPEVNEIETGQTIAVRVTDDVVKTIYLDQLDNRKNVVRGEVLDIDLEQSLTLKLDVDGEDQQYTVHPQAMMVTKGQSIQIAPKDRQYGSKTVGQRAMAIFAGPLMNFILAFILFGLHIQMVGIQVDNPTYVQISEITAGMPAAEADLHKGDIIESVNGIAIGANVENMIKLIADSQDKPMKWTVRRDNKTFDLTITPRAMEGQKGGKVGIVPELPKRQAGVGETFKFAGQSMVRTTDIIFQGFSQLIQRFSINDLGGPVRTFEVTGQIAKQGIEQLTYWTAIMSLYLGIFNLLPIPALDGSRLVFLGVEAVRGRPVDPSREGMVHFVGFAMLFLLMIAVTYNDILRLING, from the coding sequence TTGGAAACGATTCAAATAGTGTTGATGACGGTGCTCATGTTTTTCGTCATAGTGACAGTGCATGAATGGGGGCATTATTATTTTGCCAAGCGCGCCGGGATTCTGGTACGGGAGTTTGCGATCGGTTTCGGTCCGAAACTGTTTTCTTATAAAAGAAACGAGACGCGATTTACGTTGCGTTTGTTGCCGTTCGGTGGCTTTGCCCGCATGGCGGGAGAGGATCCGGAGGTCAATGAAATTGAGACCGGACAAACGATTGCTGTACGCGTAACGGATGACGTCGTGAAGACCATCTATCTGGACCAACTGGATAATCGCAAGAATGTGGTGCGTGGCGAAGTGTTGGATATTGATCTGGAACAGTCGTTAACTTTAAAATTGGATGTAGATGGCGAAGATCAGCAATACACTGTACACCCGCAAGCGATGATGGTAACCAAAGGTCAATCCATTCAGATTGCACCCAAGGATCGGCAGTATGGGAGTAAAACAGTAGGACAGCGTGCGATGGCTATTTTTGCTGGACCACTGATGAATTTTATTCTTGCCTTTATTTTGTTTGGTCTGCATATTCAGATGGTCGGCATACAAGTGGACAACCCGACTTATGTCCAAATTAGTGAAATTACAGCAGGTATGCCTGCTGCTGAAGCTGATTTGCATAAGGGAGATATCATCGAATCGGTGAATGGAATAGCCATTGGTGCGAATGTTGAAAACATGATCAAACTGATTGCGGATTCTCAAGACAAGCCAATGAAGTGGACGGTTCGTCGTGATAATAAGACCTTTGATCTTACTATTACACCTCGTGCAATGGAAGGACAAAAGGGTGGCAAGGTGGGCATTGTGCCTGAACTTCCAAAACGCCAAGCAGGTGTGGGTGAAACGTTCAAATTTGCCGGGCAATCCATGGTCAGAACGACCGATATTATTTTCCAAGGATTTAGCCAGCTTATTCAACGTTTTTCTATCAATGACCTGGGAGGACCGGTACGTACTTTTGAAGTGACGGGGCAAATTGCCAAGCAGGGGATTGAGCAGTTGACGTATTGGACTGCTATAATGAGTCTTTATCTGGGGATATTTAATTTATTGCCTATTCCGGCGCTGGATGGAAGCAGACTTGTTTTCCTCGGTGTAGAGGCGGTAAGAGGACGTCCTGTTGATCCGAGCAGGGAAGGAATGGTCCATTTCGTTGGTTTTGCTATGCTATTCCTGCTTATGATTGCGGTCACGTATAACGATATTTTACGCTTAATTAATGGTTAA
- a CDS encoding phosphatidate cytidylyltransferase: MRQRLITGILAGIFFLAMVLWGGLAYHLLILAMALIGFYEFARMTQVSPFGGTAILGYVSILAFVFPYEPFGLHSPLPFASMLWLVMIAFMIITVGTKNKIPIQTVAILFLGTVYIGFGFSYIAESRHMEHGLLWTFLLLACIWASDAGAYFVGKMAGKTKLWPAISPNKTVEGSIGGIVLALVIALVFAGLSGGLLPWGKAIGIGLSCAVVGQLGDLVQSAYKRVYGIKDSGNLLPGHGGILDRCDSWIVVFPFVHMLMLLP; encoded by the coding sequence TTGAGACAGAGATTAATTACCGGTATTCTGGCAGGCATATTCTTTTTGGCGATGGTCCTGTGGGGCGGCTTGGCCTACCATTTGCTTATATTGGCGATGGCCCTAATCGGATTTTATGAGTTCGCACGAATGACGCAGGTATCTCCTTTTGGAGGTACAGCAATACTTGGATACGTAAGCATATTAGCTTTTGTATTCCCGTATGAACCTTTTGGTTTGCACTCACCCTTACCCTTTGCCAGTATGCTTTGGCTGGTAATGATAGCTTTTATGATCATCACGGTAGGAACAAAAAATAAAATCCCGATTCAAACGGTAGCTATATTATTTCTTGGTACCGTTTATATAGGGTTTGGATTTTCGTATATTGCGGAATCACGTCATATGGAACATGGACTGTTATGGACATTTTTATTATTGGCTTGTATTTGGGCAAGTGATGCAGGGGCATATTTTGTAGGCAAAATGGCAGGGAAGACGAAATTATGGCCTGCGATCAGTCCGAACAAAACGGTCGAAGGATCCATTGGCGGCATTGTTTTAGCGTTGGTTATAGCTCTTGTATTCGCTGGATTATCGGGTGGACTGCTGCCATGGGGCAAAGCCATCGGCATCGGTTTGTCTTGTGCAGTTGTGGGACAACTGGGCGATTTGGTGCAATCTGCATACAAACGAGTGTACGGCATTAAAGATTCCGGTAATCTGCTGCCAGGGCACGGTGGTATACTAGACCGCTGCGACAGCTGGATTGTCGTTTTTCCATTTGTACATATGCTGATGCTGCTTCCATGA
- the tsf gene encoding translation elongation factor Ts, whose translation MAVNASAVKELREKTGAGMLDCKKALEEANGDLTKAVEVLREKGLAAAANKAGRIATEGVVESYIHAGGRIGVLVEVNCETDFVAKTDQFRDFVRDIAMHIAASNPRYVRREEVPQEEIEKEKEILKAQALNEGKPEKIVEKMVEGRIGKFYEEFCLLEQSFIKDPDKTISTLINEKISTIGENISLRRFVRFELGEGLEKKEDNFYEEVMSQVKQ comes from the coding sequence ATGGCAGTTAATGCTAGCGCAGTAAAAGAGCTTCGTGAAAAAACAGGCGCAGGAATGCTGGATTGTAAAAAAGCGCTTGAAGAAGCAAACGGTGATTTGACAAAAGCGGTTGAAGTTCTGCGCGAAAAAGGACTTGCAGCTGCAGCCAACAAAGCAGGTCGTATTGCTACTGAAGGTGTTGTTGAATCCTACATTCATGCTGGCGGCCGTATCGGCGTACTGGTAGAAGTAAACTGCGAAACAGACTTCGTAGCTAAAACAGACCAGTTCAGAGATTTTGTACGCGACATTGCAATGCATATCGCTGCATCGAACCCTCGTTATGTTCGTCGTGAAGAAGTGCCACAGGAAGAGATCGAAAAAGAAAAAGAAATCCTGAAAGCACAAGCTCTGAACGAAGGTAAACCAGAGAAAATCGTTGAAAAAATGGTTGAAGGCCGCATTGGTAAGTTCTATGAGGAGTTCTGCTTGTTGGAGCAATCTTTCATCAAAGATCCAGACAAAACAATCTCCACGCTTATCAACGAAAAAATCAGTACAATTGGCGAAAACATCTCTCTGCGTCGCTTTGTTCGTTTTGAACTGGGTGAAGGTCTGGAGAAAAAAGAAGATAACTTCTACGAAGAAGTTATGTCTCAAGTGAAACAATAA
- a CDS encoding endolytic transglycosylase MltG, protein MIKNRSFMLGMGTGLITGALLLQLAMIGQGQSQQSSTDPKNMTREQLEKAAAELNLQISDSSDPKMTEEEWRNKVIKEGNKTPVAPQKAKPAQTPSTPKVPANSTSSAASKPSTSASVPQSPNKPQTQRSGTTTTPNIPKQPATPQVQYSIASGSNLRSVASGLQRAGVVLDASAFEAAAKAQKINTKIRTGTYQFAKGEDFSSIITKITKKPSN, encoded by the coding sequence GTGATCAAAAACCGTTCATTTATGCTAGGCATGGGTACGGGCCTTATAACGGGGGCATTGCTGTTGCAACTGGCAATGATCGGTCAGGGACAATCGCAGCAATCTTCAACAGACCCAAAAAACATGACGCGAGAGCAATTAGAAAAGGCAGCTGCCGAATTAAATCTTCAGATCAGTGACAGTTCTGATCCGAAAATGACAGAAGAGGAATGGCGTAATAAGGTGATCAAGGAAGGCAACAAAACTCCGGTTGCACCCCAAAAGGCTAAACCAGCTCAAACGCCGTCAACACCAAAGGTACCTGCAAATAGCACATCCTCGGCTGCTTCTAAACCTTCGACCAGCGCATCGGTTCCACAAAGTCCGAATAAGCCGCAAACTCAAAGGTCTGGCACTACAACGACTCCCAACATCCCCAAGCAGCCTGCCACCCCACAAGTGCAGTATAGCATTGCATCGGGAAGCAATTTGAGAAGTGTGGCATCAGGATTGCAACGGGCAGGGGTTGTGTTGGATGCTAGTGCATTTGAGGCAGCAGCTAAGGCCCAAAAAATCAATACCAAAATTCGTACGGGTACCTATCAGTTTGCTAAAGGTGAGGATTTCAGTTCTATTATTACTAAAATTACGAAAAAGCCGTCCAACTGA
- the frr gene encoding ribosome recycling factor, producing MPQSVKKSAEERMQKAIQALQRDLASLRAGRATPALLDRVQVEYYGAMTPVNQLANINTPDSRTLMIQPWDKSSLADIERAIQKSDLGLTPSNDGNTIRLSIPALTEERRTDLVKLTKKNGEEAKIAIRNIRRDANDDIKKLEKSDISEDESRKHQEDIQKTTDKFIAEVDKVLAAKEKEIMEV from the coding sequence ATGCCACAATCTGTGAAAAAGAGTGCTGAGGAACGCATGCAAAAAGCAATCCAAGCATTGCAACGTGATCTTGCATCTTTGCGTGCAGGACGGGCGACACCAGCTTTACTGGACCGTGTACAGGTAGAGTATTATGGTGCAATGACTCCAGTCAACCAGCTGGCGAATATCAATACACCTGACAGCCGGACCTTGATGATTCAGCCTTGGGACAAATCTTCCTTGGCCGATATCGAGCGCGCTATACAAAAATCCGATTTAGGTTTGACACCTTCGAATGATGGTAACACCATTCGTCTGAGCATTCCTGCTTTGACGGAGGAACGCAGAACTGACTTGGTGAAGTTGACGAAGAAGAACGGTGAAGAAGCGAAGATCGCTATTCGTAACATTCGTCGTGATGCCAATGATGACATCAAAAAATTGGAGAAAAGTGATATTTCCGAGGACGAATCTCGTAAACATCAGGAAGATATCCAGAAAACAACTGATAAGTTTATCGCTGAAGTGGATAAAGTTTTAGCTGCAAAAGAAAAAGAAATTATGGAAGTTTAA
- a CDS encoding 1-deoxy-D-xylulose-5-phosphate reductoisomerase encodes MKRITVLGSTGSIGTQTLDVVSMHPDQFTVEALAGGSNIKLLAEQAHLYKPKKVSVGTRQLADEIRPLLPSGTELYWGNEGLVELAANTEADMVVTAVMGSVGLHSTLAAIEAGKQIGLANKETLVTAGHLVTARARAKGVPLLPIDSEHSAIFQCLNGERIKDVAHITLTASGGSFRDLTREQLREVTVEDALKHPNWSMGAKITIDSATMVNKGLEVIEAHWLFGLDYEQIHVLLHPESIIHSYVEFQDTSIVAQLGNPDMRVPIQYALTYPERMKSPAKPLSLAEVGRLHFKEMDYNRFPCLRLAFECGKMGGTAPTAFNAANEIAVARFLRGEISFLHIEAIIERVLERHVNVANPDLSAIEACDAETRSIAAEL; translated from the coding sequence ATGAAAAGAATTACGGTACTTGGTTCAACCGGATCTATTGGAACTCAAACGCTGGATGTAGTGTCCATGCACCCGGATCAGTTTACTGTTGAGGCTTTAGCAGGTGGTTCTAATATAAAGTTACTTGCTGAGCAGGCTCATCTTTATAAACCCAAAAAAGTGTCTGTGGGTACTCGGCAGTTGGCGGATGAAATTCGTCCTTTACTGCCTTCTGGAACGGAACTGTATTGGGGAAATGAAGGACTCGTTGAGCTTGCTGCGAACACAGAGGCGGATATGGTTGTAACGGCTGTAATGGGCAGTGTCGGATTGCACTCCACGCTGGCCGCAATTGAGGCTGGAAAACAGATCGGTTTGGCCAATAAGGAAACACTGGTTACTGCTGGTCATCTGGTCACAGCGCGGGCTCGGGCGAAAGGAGTGCCGTTGCTGCCGATTGACAGTGAGCATTCAGCTATTTTCCAATGCTTGAATGGTGAGCGTATAAAAGATGTGGCACATATTACTCTCACAGCATCAGGGGGTTCTTTTCGAGATTTGACAAGAGAACAGTTGCGTGAAGTTACAGTGGAAGATGCACTCAAGCATCCCAATTGGTCAATGGGGGCTAAAATTACAATTGATTCGGCAACGATGGTAAACAAGGGGCTGGAAGTCATTGAGGCGCATTGGCTATTCGGACTTGATTATGAGCAGATTCATGTGTTGCTTCATCCGGAAAGCATTATTCATTCCTATGTTGAGTTTCAGGATACAAGCATTGTTGCTCAACTTGGGAATCCGGACATGAGAGTACCCATTCAATATGCATTGACTTATCCTGAGCGTATGAAGTCCCCGGCGAAGCCGTTGTCACTGGCTGAAGTGGGCAGACTCCATTTTAAGGAAATGGATTATAATCGTTTTCCTTGTTTAAGGCTTGCCTTCGAATGTGGTAAAATGGGTGGTACAGCACCGACCGCATTTAATGCAGCTAATGAGATTGCTGTTGCCCGTTTCCTGCGTGGAGAAATTTCTTTTCTGCATATTGAAGCTATTATTGAACGTGTGCTGGAGCGGCATGTCAATGTGGCTAATCCTGATCTGTCTGCGATTGAAGCATGTGACGCAGAGACTCGTAGCATAGCTGCGGAATTGTAG
- a CDS encoding isoprenyl transferase has translation MIKRVRSWWNGEQKQQTPAISKDNIPQHVAVIMDGNGRWAKRIGMPRIVGHQNGMKAVKRTAIAADELGIKYLTLFAFSTENWTRPKDEVDFLMRLPQEFLAIELDELIEKNVQVRMMGNKEHLPSHTVEALTEATRRTENNTGLVLNFALNYGSRLEITECMQTLGRQIADGKLKTEDITSELIGNTLLSSGMPDPDLLIRTSGELRLSNFMLWQLAYSELWFTDIYWPEFKKEHLYEAVIEYQQRTRRYGGLK, from the coding sequence ATGATCAAACGGGTTCGGTCTTGGTGGAACGGGGAACAAAAACAGCAAACACCGGCCATTTCAAAAGACAATATTCCGCAGCATGTTGCTGTCATCATGGATGGGAACGGCAGATGGGCCAAACGGATTGGAATGCCGCGGATTGTAGGGCACCAAAATGGAATGAAGGCAGTGAAACGCACAGCAATTGCAGCGGATGAACTGGGTATTAAGTATTTGACTTTGTTTGCATTTTCAACTGAAAATTGGACGCGTCCAAAGGACGAAGTTGATTTTCTAATGCGCTTACCGCAGGAATTTCTGGCTATTGAGCTAGATGAGCTGATTGAAAAAAATGTGCAAGTGCGTATGATGGGCAATAAGGAACATTTACCTTCCCATACCGTTGAGGCGCTGACTGAAGCGACTCGACGAACTGAAAATAATACCGGACTTGTTCTTAATTTTGCATTAAATTATGGAAGTCGGTTGGAAATCACAGAATGCATGCAAACATTGGGCCGTCAAATTGCGGATGGGAAGCTTAAAACAGAAGATATAACATCTGAGCTGATCGGTAATACGTTGCTTTCTAGTGGTATGCCAGACCCTGATTTACTGATTCGAACAAGCGGTGAGCTTAGACTTAGTAATTTTATGCTCTGGCAGCTTGCCTACAGTGAGTTGTGGTTTACTGATATTTATTGGCCTGAGTTTAAGAAAGAACACTTATACGAAGCAGTGATCGAATATCAGCAAAGAACACGGCGGTATGGCGGACTGAAGTAA
- the pyrH gene encoding UMP kinase codes for MEKPVFKRVVLKVSGESLSGPNGYGIDADTIASIAEQVKDVVELGVEVAIVCGGGNIWRGIAGSANGIDRATADYMGMLATVMNSLALQDALEQIEVPTRVQTSIAMQQIAEPYIRRRAIRHLEKGRVVIFAAGTGNPFFSTDTTAALRAAEIEAEVILMAKNKVDGVYSADPFKDSTAEKYEQLTYLDVLNKNLGVMDSTASSLCMDNNIPLIVFAITEQGNIKRVVLGEKIGTIVKGSVN; via the coding sequence TTGGAAAAACCTGTGTTTAAGCGTGTTGTCCTGAAAGTTAGTGGTGAATCGCTGTCAGGTCCTAACGGTTACGGTATTGATGCGGATACGATTGCGTCCATTGCCGAACAAGTCAAAGACGTGGTGGAACTGGGAGTAGAAGTTGCTATCGTGTGTGGTGGCGGTAACATCTGGCGTGGTATTGCTGGAAGTGCCAACGGAATTGACCGGGCCACGGCAGATTACATGGGTATGCTGGCAACAGTGATGAACTCACTGGCCTTACAGGATGCTTTGGAACAGATTGAAGTACCTACTCGTGTACAAACATCCATTGCGATGCAACAGATTGCTGAACCTTATATCCGCCGTAGAGCTATCCGTCATTTGGAAAAAGGTCGGGTTGTTATTTTTGCAGCAGGTACAGGTAATCCGTTTTTCTCGACTGATACTACTGCTGCACTACGTGCTGCTGAAATTGAAGCGGAAGTAATTCTGATGGCTAAAAATAAAGTGGATGGCGTATATTCTGCTGATCCGTTTAAAGATAGCACAGCCGAGAAATATGAGCAGCTTACGTATTTGGATGTGCTCAACAAAAATCTCGGTGTCATGGATTCTACCGCTTCCTCGTTGTGCATGGATAACAATATTCCGTTGATTGTCTTTGCTATTACAGAGCAAGGTAACATTAAACGTGTCGTGCTGGGTGAGAAAATTGGTACGATCGTCAAAGGGAGTGTAAATTAA
- the rpsB gene encoding 30S ribosomal protein S2 — translation MAVISMKQLLEAGVHFGHQTRRWNPKMDRYIFTERNGIYIIDLQKTVKKVEEAYNFVKSIAAENGTILFVGTKKQAQDSVKEEAARAGQFYINQRWLGGTLTNFQTIQKRIDRLKQLEAWEEDGTFAVLPKKEVIILRKEKDRLEKFLGGIKNMKGLPSALFIIDPRKERIAVAEARKLGIPIVGIVDTNCDPDEIDYVIPGNDDAIRAVKLLTGKMADAVMEANQGEETTA, via the coding sequence ATGGCAGTAATCTCCATGAAACAGCTTTTGGAAGCTGGGGTTCACTTTGGTCACCAAACACGTCGCTGGAACCCGAAAATGGATCGTTATATCTTCACTGAAAGAAACGGTATTTACATCATTGACTTGCAAAAGACAGTGAAAAAGGTTGAGGAAGCTTACAACTTCGTAAAAAGCATTGCAGCTGAGAATGGTACAATTCTGTTCGTAGGCACGAAGAAACAAGCACAAGATTCCGTTAAAGAAGAAGCAGCACGCGCTGGTCAATTCTACATTAACCAACGTTGGTTGGGTGGTACGCTGACTAACTTCCAAACGATTCAAAAACGTATTGACCGTTTGAAACAACTGGAAGCTTGGGAAGAAGACGGTACATTCGCAGTTCTTCCTAAAAAAGAAGTTATCATTCTTCGCAAAGAAAAAGATCGTCTTGAAAAATTCTTGGGCGGTATCAAAAACATGAAGGGCCTTCCAAGTGCTCTGTTCATCATTGATCCACGCAAAGAACGTATCGCGGTTGCTGAAGCTCGCAAATTGGGTATCCCAATCGTAGGTATCGTTGATACAAACTGCGATCCAGACGAAATCGACTATGTTATCCCAGGTAATGACGACGCAATCCGCGCTGTTAAATTGCTGACAGGTAAAATGGCTGATGCAGTTATGGAAGCAAACCAAGGCGAAGAAACTACAGCATAA